The Crassostrea angulata isolate pt1a10 chromosome 1, ASM2561291v2, whole genome shotgun sequence nucleotide sequence AGTATGAAAGAGTACCCGGATACGGGTATGCAATCCCAGGCCAACAGGTTAGTGTTACTATAATCAGGGACGTACATACTATATTTTAAATATGCGTCCCTGCTATAATGCATCGGGGTGGAAGGGATAGTGGTGAAATATTCATTTCACTGAATTATAAGAATTTAAGGTTTACAAAAGGGTTCAAGACATTTTAAGATCATGGCCATACAAatgtttatgtataatttttaacaCTAAGTCTTATGTTTATTTGTgtcttttatttacattctaAAATAAGTTATTAATTTTACTTGGAAGGCTAGCAATGGGTTAAGCGGCCTGGACAATTTCCAGGAGAACAAGGTCCTCAGTAACCTGATAGTGTGTTGTTCCATTACCAGCCTGATACTCAACTGTCCAATCGGCCTGTTCTCTGTCTGTTACTCCTACATGGTATATTCAACAATTTACTATCTTCCTATCACAAAATGTTTTGTAAccatatttaatgaaaattaatgtaATAGTTAAGTCAATAATTTTGTTACTTTCTGTGGTTATTTTGGCAGGCGAAGACAGAGCGGTTTTATCCAATGAGAAGGTTCTATAAATTCATGTCTCTGGTGGTCAGCACAGTGGCCATCCTTGGTTTTGTTATCGCAATGGCTGTAACAATCTCCATAATATCAAGTCTCAATCGTGCTCGATGATTTCCTTTAATcctgttgtttatttttgtgcCACATGATTCAATTGAGATACGATGcagtgcattttaaaaaaaaacttcattaagATGAGATTGCTGTAATGCAATCATGAAGATATGATTCTCTGTGCCataatttaaatgatatttgatttttttgtgtacTATGGATTAACTTGTGGTTTGAGTACTTGTTTTGTATGTATGGATGCATATCGATATTCATGTATGGATATTTTTTGGTAATGAACATTGATTACGACCTTTCGTTCTCTGTTACTTCTAGGCGAATCGTTTTATAGcatgtcccaagatatttatgcaacACATTTGGAAgaatttcgataaaaaaaaccacatacctgtgaaagaaatgcacatgaaatagatgaaaaataaaatattgaccaACTATACCATTGAAGTAAAAAAGGAATAAAGCCAGTGTTACTGGGTCCTTTCAGGGCACTATTCTTCAATTATATCTGGTCACccaagagagagatagagattgGCGTAAAATGGAGGTACCTATTCATCAAATTGCGTCCGGACGAATTCTTGAGCTGTATTTACTAGTAATCAATGTTAACTCAATGACGCAATTTTAGAACCTTTGTTCTTTATCTATCAAATCAGTGCGACTTTTCAGCTGATTCACTTATTTATAGTCATTTCAATAGAATCAGTCAATGACTACTGTTGTAAAAATGGTTGTAAAACGGATTCAGAATATTGAagaaacaagttgctgtcctttaaaaaggactacaatacgtggaccatttgcatgtgtttcctacgaaaacgtgaaagccttaagattatcagatattccaccgactctagccctctgcttttaaccactaaatttgtacgttgtattacatgtacgtatacatgtatgtatagccctgactttttatctcagaatttaaagggttcatgcttttaaaataattatgatctatctatgaatgaagtttgcatgtatagtatcaggcattcggtgaattctactatttgcgcacacattacgattcgcactactttatTAATTCTGCAGTGACAGCGTTgtgtaaattaaacatttcatattttgatgcatttttcttgagatttaaacttttatacagtgacataa carries:
- the LOC128189669 gene encoding uncharacterized protein LOC128189669; translated protein: MADGIRHSTASGYLEPIPTNTGDTVTRSPRAQQKLPPINSQPPLPQASGVYNTLNSGDYPHNYTGLSGNLQYDELYGVQTGSEQYERVPGYGYAIPGQQASNGLSGLDNFQENKVLSNLIVCCSITSLILNCPIGLFSVCYSYMAKTERFYPMRRFYKFMSLVVSTVAILGFVIAMAVTISIISSLNRAR